In Chlamydia gallinacea 08-1274/3, the sequence TGTCCAGTTCTTGGATTTTCTCTTGGGTTTTTTCCATGAGATACTCGTAATCTACTTCAGAATCAGAGGATAACGCAGAACCAAAAGAGGGATCAAAGTCTATATTATAAAGAGTAAGTATTTGTTTTATAGAATCTATTATTTTTTGCGCAGAATTACTATTCATTAATACACCATGAATTTTAATTTATTATAAAACAATATTGTTATTTTTTGTGTGGGGTTGTTGATATTTTTTATAATTCGGAGTATATTTCCCGCTAAAAACGGGTGGCATCGTGGACTATCTAGAAAAATTGCAAGTCTTCTTGGATGAAGGTCAGTCCTCAAGTTTTTTTAATTTGTGGGAGGAATATTGTTTTAACGATGTAGTACGAGGAGAAGAACTTATTGCAATTTTGGAAAGAGTCAAGAATTCTTCGTTAGCGCCGTTATTTGGAAAAATCGCAGACACCGTACTTTCTTTATGGGAAACTCTCCCTGAAGGAGAGGAAAAGGATCGGGTGCTTCAATTAGTTTTAGATTTACAAACTACAAATAATAAGCAACTTTATGCTGTTGCTGTGGACTATGTGAATAGGAAGTACAAAGATAGGGATAACTTTAATGAAGCCTTGCGAGTTGTTGGTCTTCGCGATGGTCGAGAATTTCAATATAGCCTCAGTCGTTTTGATTTTTTAATGCATTTAAAGGAAGGCAATTTTGTCTTTCATTCAGGAGGTTGGGGAGTTGGGGAGGTCATGGGAGTGTCTTTTCTTCAACAAAAGGCATTGATAGAGTTTGAGGGAGTAATGATGTCTAAGGATATCTCCTTTGAAACTGCTTTCAAGAGTTTAGTTCCTCTTCCTAGAGAACATTTCCTTTCAAGAAGGTTTGGGGATCCTGATGGTTTCGAGTCTTATGCTAAAGAACATCCTGTAGAAGTTATTGAGATGTTACTTAAGGATTTAGGACCTAAAACGGCAAAAGAAATCAAGGATGAGCTTGTAGATTTAGTTATTCCTGAAAAAGATTGGAATCGTTGGTGGCAAGCAGCTAAGAATAAGGTTAAAAAAAGCAGTCGGATTATTTCCCCTAAAACAATAAAAGAGCCTTATCGTTTTCAGATTGAAGGGGGGTCTTTGACCTCACAACTGGAACAACGTTTATCTCATCTAGAAGATAATGCAGAGAAGATAGCGGAGATTTACCAATTTGTTCGTGACTTGCCCAGCGAGTTAAAAAATCCTGAGAATAAAAAACTTCTTGTGCAGTTGTTACAAGAGTTACCTTTGGAAGAGGCTTTGTCTTTAGAAATTCAAAGAGATATCCTCCTTACTAATTTTTTAGGAGGTTCGTCGAGTAGTCGATTGAGTAAAGAGTTTATCTCTTCTCTGTCAGAGGGAGATATTCTTAACCTTGTGCATAATATTTCTATCACTGCTTTACAAAAGACATTTTTAATGTTGGTAAAACAATATTCTCCTTTATGGGAGGGGATATTTATGAAAGTTTTCCTTTCTACAACTTCGTCTACTCTTAGAGAACTTACATTTAAAGTATTGCGATCTACAGAGTCATGTAAGGAAAATCTAAAGAGCGTTATTCTTAAATTTATTGAAAATCCCATGATGTATCCTGAAGCTTTTACTTGGTTTTTCTTGAAGTTTGGGGTACATGGAGATGGAGTTTTTTCTCCCGAGGATAAAGAGATCGAGAGAGGGTTTTTAGAATCTGCTTTAGTGTTTATGCATCAAGTAGCTACAACTTCGTATAAAGATTTGGGAAAAAAGATCTATCATTTTTTGACGGGTCAAAGGTTTTTAATTTTTCGTAATATAATCGAGGGAGCTCCTTTGACTTATTTAAAAGAAATTCTCTTGCTATCGACAAAGTGTAGCCAGTTTTCCTCTGGAGATCTTGGTGTTTTGCAAAATCTTGCTGAAGTTGTGCAGCCTAATTTGAAAAAAAATAATGTTGTTGTTGAAGAGGATGTTTTATGGACAACAGCTGAAAGCTTTACACGTATGAAAAATAAATTACAGTCACTTGTGAGCAAGGAATTAATTGAGAATGCCAAAGAAATTGAGGATGCAAGATCTTTGGGTGATCTTAGGGAAAATTCGGAATACAAGTTTGCTTTAGAGAAACGATCTCGCTTACAAAAAGAAATAAGTGTTCTTTCAGAAGAAATCAATCGTGCTCGTATCTTAACCAAAGATATGGTTTTTACTGATACCGTGGGTGTGGGATGTAAGGTTTCTTTAGAGGATAGTGAGGGAAACCTAGTTACTTATTCTATCTTAGGGCCCTGGGATGCAGATCCGGACAAACACATTTTGTCTTTAAAATCGAAATTTTCTCAAGCAATGATAGGGAAACATGTTGAAGAGAGCTTGCAGTTTCAGGGAAAGGATTACAAGGTAAGTAAAATACAATCCTTTTGGGATACATAAGAAATGGAGCATAGCGGAATCGAACCGCTGACCTCAACAATGCCATTGTTGCGCTCTACCAATTGAGCTAATACCCCGAGGAAACAAAATTAACACGAGATGAGGTTTTGGATCAATCTTCGTGTGTTATAAAGGATTTTCTTTATGAGTTTTTTTAATCAACTACCTACGTACCCTTCTGATAGTATTTTAGGGCTGCAAAAGACTTTTTTAGAAGATAGTCGAGAAGATAAGGTGAATCTTGTTATTGGGTCTTATGAAGATCCACAACGGTCTTATGGAGGGCTTTCTTGTGTACATAAAGCTCAGGATCTTTTATTGAAAGATGAAATGAATAAAAGATATCTACCTATTCGGGGGCTATCCTTATTTCTAGAAGAAATGCGAAAGCTCATTTTTGGTACTATTTCTTCTGAGTATTTAGTTGATTCTCAAGCTTTGGGTGGTACAGGAGCCCTACACCTTGGAGCAAAAATATTTTCCATAGCTTATCCATCTGGGAGAGTTTATATTCCTGAACAGACGTGGGGAAATCATATACGGATTTTTTCTCAGCAAGGCTTAGAAGTATTAAGGTATCCTTACTATAATTCTTCTACTAAAGCTTTAGTATTTGAGGAAACACTAGCGTGTTTGAAGTCGATACCCCAGTATTCTATGGTTCTTTTGCAGTGTTGTTGTCATAATCCTACTGGTAAAGATTTTACGGAGGAAATGTGGCAATCGCTTGCAAAGTTAATGCAAGAACGGAAGTTGATTCCCTTTTTTGATACTGCATATTTGGGTTTTGGGGAGGGATTTGAGTTAGATAAGCGCCCTCTAGGAATATTTATACAGCAGGGAATTCCTGTTTTTGTCGCTGCTTGTGCTAGTAAGAATTTTTCACTATATGGAGAGCGTGTAGGATATTTTGCTGCATATAGCCAACATCCTGAGGATTTATTAAAAATTTCTAGTTGCCTAGAGGAGAAAATTCGAGGGGAATATTCTTCTCCTCCCAGACACGGTGCTTCTATTGTTTCTACGATCTTATCCGATGCTTTATTAAGAAAAGAATGGTTGTGTGAATTAGAAACTATTCGTCAGGATATAAGAAGAATTCGTGAAAAGTTTGTTCAGGTAATGCGTAATTACCTTGGGCATTCCTTTGATTTTATTTTGTCGCAAAAAGGATTTTTCGGGTATCCAGGTTTTTCTGAAGATCAAGTAAGGTTTTTAAGAGTAGAAAAAGGAATTTATACTACAAGTGGAGCTCGTTTTAATCTCAAGGGAATAACAGAAGATACAATAGATCGAGTGGCGCAGGGATTTGCAGAAGCTTATCAAATAGAAAAAAGCAATGTAGTGAAGAAATAAGTAGCCGCACTCAGGTAGAGACGAAGATTATAGGAAGCTTTGAGTAAATCTGCAGGGTTATGTGTGCAAGTGAAGATTTCAGTAAACAACATACACAAGTAAAGGAAGTTCATTCTTTTGTTTATCGTCGTTCTAAAAAGAGTCAATTGTATGTTTATATTTTCATTGTAGCCGTTGTCGCTTTATGTTGGAGCTTGCCGCGAAATTTCTATGAAAATATTCAACACCATGTAGTAGCACTTTATTCACCATTATGCTGTAAAAAAATCGATGCCCCTTCTTTGAATGCCTACTCACAAGAGATTGAAAACTTGTCATTGAAGGAAAAAGTGCGAGTTTTAGAGGAACGTTTACATGCTTATGAGGTTGTTCACTCTACTCCCCCTATGTTTCCTGAGGTTCTCACCCCCTATTTTCGTAATTTGATATTATCTCATGTTATTTATCGTGATCCTGCCTATTGGGGGAGCTCCATTTGGGTAAATGTAGGGAAATTACAGAACATAAAAAAAAATTCTCCCGTTCTGTCTGGAAATGTTCTTGTAGGACTTGTGGATTATGTCGGAAAACAGCAATCGCGAATTCGTTTGATTACTGACGCTGGTATGCAACCCTCTGTAGTTGCTGTGCGTGGTGGACTACAGGCCGCTATAGTCAAGGATAGGATCAAGGATTTACAGTGCCATCTTGAAAAGCTACCTAACACATATCTCCTGGAAAAGGATAAGTATGAAAAAATAGATCAGCTAAATGATCTTTTTGTTTCTCTTAACTGTCCTGAAGAACATGCATTTTTGTTGCGCGGTACGCTATCAGGTCATGGCGGTCCTTTGTGGAAAAAAGAGACTTTGGTGTTACATGGGGAAGGTTTTTGTAGTGTTGAAGGTCAATATTTATGCGAGGGAGATGTTTTAGTTACTACAGGATTAGATGGTATTTTCCCCCCAGGGTTACTTGTAGCTGAGATTGTTAATGTAAGTCCACCTCGAGAAGGCGCGTGCTCCTATAACATAAAAGCAAAGTCCTTAGCTAAGGATTTGACATACTTGTCTTCTGTTTTCATTTTACCAGCCATGGAATTTAACCCTAATGATAGACCGGATATTTTTGGATTATTGTGGGATGATCTTGGTTCGATAAACAAATGAATCCTTTGTCTTCGTGATGCATGCCACGAATGAAAATAAATCCCATTTCCACGTTATTCGAGATATCAAATTGTTGTAAAAATCTTTGTGCAGCATGGATATAAATGCTCCCTTGGTAATCTAGTTTTTCTTTTTTTATATAGTTCCATAGATTTTCCTTGGAGTAATCTTGGCTGCTTTCTCCCAAAAATGAAGTTTTCCAATCAATAATGTAATATCGCGAGTTATGCTCAAAAAATAAATCTATGCTTCCTTGCCATAGATCTTCTTCATGAGAGAAAAGAAAAGCTTCTTCGCTTTTGATCTTATGAGGAGAAATATTTTTTAAAGAGAAGGTATCTTCAGAAAAAGTTAAGGGAGAAGAAAAAGTGTATTGTAGTTGTTGTGTGATGAGTTGTTCATAGCCTTCTAAATGTGTATTTTTCACTATTCGAATGACTATATCTAAGATTTTCTCATAGGGAGTATGGAATCTGGGAGAAATGGTTTCTAAAATTTTGTGAATCAAAATTCCTGTTTTTTTCCCTAGGGGTAGAAAAGAAGAGCTTTCAGTTTCTTCTGGTAGGGAAATATCGTGGGAAGAGGTATCATCAAGCAGAGATTTCAATGAAGAAAAAGAACACATTGGTTTTGAAGAAGGTGGGGAGATAGTAAATGTCTCCGGTTGTACAAAGGATGCCGGAGAAAGGGTAGAGGGGACAGAATACGAAGAAAGGGAAAAAATATCAGGGTGTTCTTTAGATAGGTGTTGTGCAAATTCAACAATAGAATTATGCGATCCCACGCGTTGTATGTAGTTTGTCCATGCAGAGTTTTTTCTTTGGGATTTTGCATTGTGTATGGGAAGGAATAATTGCTTCTTTGCACGCGTACAGGCTACATACATCTCCCGCATCCATTCTGAAGAACTTTTATTTTTTTTGGATTTATCCAATCCGGGACAAAAAACAATATCGTACTCTAACCCTTTAGATGCATGAATGGTAGTCATTTTTACTATGTCTTTATCTTCAGAATAAGAAGAAAATGAGAGATTTTCTTCCCAAAGTCCTGTTTCTGAAAAGTAATGTAAGTAAAGTAATTGATGATGTGGATACGGCGATTTAGATTCTAGATAAGCACATAACTTTTCCATTTCTTGAAAAACGAGGTCTCCTTGAGGTGTTTGGAGTAAAGCCTCGCCTTGACGAGTCATGAAGTGATAAAAAGTTGCTAATAATCCATGGGAAGTTATGTAGCCGCGTAAAGAAAAGAAATAAGATGAATAATACGCTTTTTTTTCAATTACATCCTTTAAGGTTAGTCGGAATAAGCTACTGAGCAGAACTCGTTGTATTTTTTCATCACTTTCGGGATAGAGAATGGCTTCGATGAGAATCAGTGTAAGAAGTGGAGTTTCTGTTAGATGGAATATCGATTTGGTTTTTGAGAACGCTATGGGAACGGAACAATGGGTAATGAGATCAAAAGCCTGTAAAGAATCTGTAACTAAAATTGCTATATGTCCCAGGGGAATACTATGAGTTTGGTGTAAGTACCCAATTGTGTTTGCTATCCAATTAGCTTGATCTTGCATAGTATCGTAGGGGAAAAAATGTACTGGAGAATATAAAACAGTTGAAAAGGTCTCTGTGCTTTTGGGATTAAGAGGATAGTATTCTATAGGAGGATATCCAGGAATTTCTGAAAATAAAGAACATTTGCTGAAAAGAATATTAATTCCCTCCATAAGCTTAGGAGATGAGCGGTAATTATTTATTAGATGTAATTGAGATTCCTTAGGAAAAGTAGATTTTGCTTTTAAATATGTGGGAAGGTCAGCGTTTCTCCATTCATATATCGATTGCTTAGGATCTCCAATCAGAAAAAGAGAACCAGAAAAATCGTTAGTAGCGAACAGTTTAGAAAAAATATTCCATTGTTTTTTATCTGTATCTTGGAATTCATCAATAAGAACTAATTGAAAACGCTCTCTTAGAGAAAGGAGAAGAGCTTCTGCGTGTTTTGATGTTATGAGATTGTCTACAGCAGAGATACTTTCATCGGGAGATATCCAGGGGGTATACTGCGTTTTTAAATAAACGCGAAGATCATTTATTACAGTAGAGAAAATGAGATCTAAGTTGCAAAACTGCTCTGTATAATGCAACCAAGGAGTTTCTTCTATTAAATTAAAAGCAGGACAAGATTGATAACGCGCTAATCGATTTTTAGGGTGGAATGTTTCTGCAATCCTAGAAAAAGAAAAGAGCTTTATTGAAGGTACAGGATGATATAGAAGATCAACAAATTGTTCTATGTCTTGCGATATAGAGAAAGGTTGTTTTTTATAACTACTCGATAAATGAAGTAATTGATCTAAAAATTCCTCTTTGGGCATCGTCAGCACTTTTTTCTGAATGGAAATATGCCATTCCCGTGCTCGCATGAGTGTAGTTTGTATATCGGGAAGATGTTCGCTGGTATCTGTTGTATAATTTGATAACAGCTTTTCAGTTAAAGAAGCTGTGTGTTTTGTATGGATAGGATAACGAGCAAGAAGTAAATACCATTGTTCTGGGAAGAGGACATTTTTCCAAAGGTCTTGAGAAAGATAGCGTTGTATGTAGTGCAGAATAGTTTGCGAATGGGTAAAAGCAGAAGGATTTTGTATCATGCGCGCGGAGGGAAAGTACTCTTGTAAAATATAATTACAAAATCCATGAATAGTAAAAATTCCCATACGATCTATAGTAGCTAAAGCATTTCGAGCGCGCATGTAAAGCAGCTTTACATCATCTTGAGGTAGGTAGGAAGGAAGAGAAACTGTTGTGTTCTCGAGAGAGGATTTTAATTTTTCTACTATATGCTTAAAATTATTTTGAATTCTAATTTTTAATTCATTTGTGGCTGCATTAGTAAAGGTAACGGCTAAAATGTGTTCTACATGAGAAACGGATCCTTCTAAAATAGCACGAAGAATGATGTGCTCTATAGTAAAGGTTTTTCCTGTTCCTGCAGATGCTTCTAAAAAGTATTTTCCATGAATCGAAGTTTGAGGCTCAAAGATATCAAAAGGTTGCATGGATTTCCTTAAATAACGAAAGAATCAATAAACGATGCTCTTCACTTATAGTGAACGCTAAAGGAGTGCGGTTATGAAATTTCCAAAAAATATCTGAAGAAGGATCATGGAGATTATCAGAAATAGTTTTTTGTATTGTTTCGTTTAACTTTTTTCCCTGGGTTAATGCTTGCCAACAACTAGAGGAAACTAAAGGGATAGGGTATTCTTGGATCAGATGATAAACATCTAATACACGGTGTAAATACTCTTCAGGGTTTGAAAATGCCGGGGGAATTGTTTCTTGAGCATCTGAAGTTACTCGGTAGATTACTGCTTGAGAATTTAAGATACCCGCATGTTGTAACATAGCTAAAGCAATTTGCGCCTGCAAATAATTTTGTATAGCAAATATAGTTTCTGGGATTTCAGAAATTTTGTGTTTCATTTTTTTTGAAGGAGAAGGATCTAAAGCACAGAGATAAACTCCCGAAGAGCATATCCCTAAAAATTTCGCATGTAAAGAGATCGTACAATTATTCCAAGGTAAAATTACAGGAGGAAGAAGAATATCTTTATCATGAAGATCATGAAAGAGAGAAGAAGAAAATAGCGCTATGTGGGGTGTTGTGCTGGGATTGGAGTATAGGTTGATGATCCTTTGGTGTACAAGATTTGCCTGAGAAGTAAATACTTCTTTAGAGAATTCAGATAGATAATTGTATTCTACATGATTTTCAGAACGTGCGAGGTAATTTTCCCAAAGAAACACCATATCTTTTTTTGTTGGGAAAAGTTGACTTTGAGCTTGCAATAAGCGGGGAGGACGTAAGGAAATCTGATAGTTTGCTTGTAAAAAAAAATCCAAAGGAGAAACAAAAGCATGAAGTATTTCAGAAACATCTACATGTTCAGGAAGTTTTCTGGAAATAGGTGAAGTAGGAAATATTGCAGGCAACGGGGATTTAGCAGAAAAGAAGGATTGGGCAAGTTTATAATGGTGTGCCTGCGATGTGTGTAGAAATGTTTTTTCTTTGAATGAAGATGGTAGGTAAGATTTGGAAGGTAAATGACGGATAGGGAGAGAAAGAGTATTTTGAATATGCTTTACATAAGCACTGGGTAAAGCAGGAGTATTGGAAGAAAAGAGATAACTAATATGTAGAGAGTGTCTAGTAGAGATGAGTGTTTGAAGAAAGTGAAAATTCTCTTCGTCTTCAAAAGAAGAAAAAAGGAGCTCTTCGTGGTTGGAAGTATCTACTAGGTCTAGGAAGTCTATAAAAGGAGTTTTATTTGCTCCTAAGATAAATGTATGCCCTTTGGGGAGAAAACTCAAGTTTTCTAAAGATCCGACAAAGGGTCCTGGCTGGTTATATAGAGGGCTACTACTGTAACAATGGGAAAGGAAATCTAAGCAAAAATCGAAAAAAAATGTCAGAGAACATGTTAAAGAAGAAAATTTTGGGAATAAGGAGTTTCTTAGTGAAGTTATATAGGACAATTCATTCGAAGATAAAAGAAACACCGTTTCTAAAAAAGAGAAGATACTATTTGCATGTTCTTCATAAGTTTTGTCCTGATTCCCTGAGTAGATTTCAATAAATTGTTGTAAATCGTAAAGGAAAGGAAGAAGTGTTTCCCAAAGTTCTGTTGGATTCACTTTTCCTGATGCATCAATGAAAGGATATTCATTAAGAATAGAGTCTCCAATATCTTGAATGACCTTTCCTTGTTTTTTGAAGGTTTTATTCCATTCTTGAGAAATTTTTTTCCAAAGAAATGGAATCTGCTGCGACTCTATAGGGTAGTGTAATTTTGGATGTGTAAGAATTTGTAGTAAACAGTGTAAGTTCCCTTGTGTTTGGAGTAAAGCGGATAGGAGGAGAAGTTTTTCTTTTAATTCTTTTGCGTGTGTAGATTCTGTATGAGTAAAATATAAAGGAAGGTGTGGGGAAAATATCGCTTTTAAATACACTTCATAAGTAGATACTTGTGATGATAAAATAAAAATTTCTTCTGGAGGCACTCCTTGATGTATCAACAGTGAAATTTTTGAGAATACCTCCTGAACCTCTCGAGACGGATGTGTCGCGGTGCTCAAGGTGAGCGTAGAGTCGTTCTCTTCTGGATTGAGTGGTGTATTGGGATGTAAATGGAATATCGTATTTTGTACTTTTCCTAATGTTGTTGCTTCTTGAGGAGGAATAAATTCTTCGCAATAATCTATTTCCTTATCTAAACAAAAGTTGTGAAAGGTTTGGGATTTCTGTGCCAGATTAGCGAGAAGGGATTGTCGGTCTGCAAGAACGTACTGTTCCCAAGCATGACGATTAGAATGGTTATGTAAACGGCGCCAAAGAAAATCAATTGCTTTATCTGAAAGCAAATCCCCGAAGTATTCTTGCGTGGGAGAAAAACAATAAAAATATACAGGGAAAAAATAGTTTAATTTTGTGAAAAAAGAAATAGCAGATTTGGGAAGACGGGAGTAACCAAAAATGTGTAAGGAATAGTCCAATGCTTCCATTGTCTGCAGTGTTGTGATGATGGAATCACATACCTCTTGAAGAGGAGTAAACTGAGAAATTAACTGAGAAATTATCTCTTGGTAGTAGCGGTTTTCTCCTGACGGAATTTGTGAAAATGTATAGAATTTTTTGAAAATACTTCCAAGTTTTTTCATGAATGCATACTGCGGCTGTTGAGAGGGCAGTTGACTATCAGTAGATTGAGTTAAATTAAAATTATTTAATATTTCATGTATAAATAGAGGAAGTGTTATGTAATCGGGAGTCAATGGTTTCTCTTGGCAGACTTCAGTAAATAAATGTTTGACAAGTGAATCATAAGAAGAGAAAATAATTGACCCCATGAAAGTGCGATTACTAGTCGCACGAATCAATTCTCTACGTAACCAGTGCCCAATTTCTGTATTGGCAACAAGAATCCATCTTTTTGTAAAGGGATGTTGATGGGTAGAAAATAAATCTTTAGCAAGTTTTGCAAGTAGATGATTGGGTGAATTGCTAAAAATTGCTTGGCTATGTTTGGTCGCATTCATGGATGTTTTAATACACAAAAAATCTTTTCGCGCGTTAATAATAACGCATTTCCTGACGGTATTAAATGATAATCTCTATAAGTTTCTTCTAGTGTTTTTTCTCCTTGAGGGAAAAAGTTTAACAGAGAATGCTAAGATATTATCCTACGTCAGTTTCTTTTTCGCATTGCCCTTTCTATTGTTGGCTCCTTTGGCTGGAAGCTTGTCTGATAGATATCAGAAACGAAATATTATTTTAGCTACGCGAGTCGTTGAAATTATTTGCATGTTACTTGGGTGGTACTTTTTTTATATACAGTCTGTGTGGGGTGGATATCTTGTTTTAATTTTGTTGGCTAGCCACACCACGATTTTTGGTCCTGCAAAGATGGGGATACTTCCTGAAATGTTGTCCCTAGATTATCTTTCTAAAGCAAATGGAATCATGACAGCAATGACATATGCTGGAAGTATTCTTGGGTCGTGTTGTGCTCCGTTACTTGTAGATCTTACAAAGAATTTCACTATAAATGGTTATGTTTTCTCAATAACGTTTTGCGTTATCTCTTCAATATGTAGCTTGTTTGTTTCTTGGCATATACGTCCAAGTAATATTAAGAATCGTGAGCAGAAAATTACTTATGTTAGCTTTAAAGATCTCTGGGAAATTCTCAAGGAAACTCGTCAAGTGAGTTACTTGATGTTATCCATTTTCTTAATTGCTTTTTTTCTTCTTGTTGGAGCCTATACACAAGTAGAAATTATTCCCTTTGTTGAATTTACTCTTGGGTACCCCAAGCACTATGGAGGCTATCTCTTTCCTTTGGTTGCTTTAGGCGTAGGAGTCGGATCTTATGTTGCTGGATGGATATCAGGGAAGGATATTAAGTTGGGTTATGTTCCTGTCACCTCTTTAGGACTAGGGTTAGCTTTTATAGGTTTGTATGTGTTTTCTTCTTCTCTAATTGGGGTGATGTTTTCTCTTCTTGTATTGGGATTCTTAGGAGGGATGTACCAAGTACCTCTGCATGCCTATTTACAATATGCTAGTCCAGAACATAAGAGGGGGCAAATTTTAGCCGCCAATAATTTTCTTGATTTTTTAGGTGTGTTAATTTCCGCAGGAATTGTCCGCATTTTGGGATCTGGACTTGGTTTATCTCCAGAAATGAGTTTTTGTTTTATGGGGATCTTTGTTTTTTGTATTGGCCTCTGCTTGCTATGGGTATGGAAAGAGCTTGTCTATCGCTTATTTCTGAGCGCTGTATTAAGAAAACAATTGGGAGAGTTTTTAAGATTACCCCGCTCTTCAGTGCCTGCATGCTATTTTGTATCCACACAATCTTATAGAGAAACACGTCGTGTTTTAGCTATGCTGCCCAAAACTGTACGTAGTCTTGTTGTTATCCTAGATCAGACTTTACAACCAGGATGGACAACGCGATTAATTTCTTATTGTGTACCTACAATAGTATTCACCAATGCTCTAGGGGATAGGAGGGTAAAAACGGCTTGGGCTGTACTCCAAGCACAACACGTACGTGCGTTATTAAAACAACAACCCGATTTATGTATTATTTGTCTGGGAAAAGAGGAAAATGT encodes:
- a CDS encoding GreA/GreB family elongation factor, with the translated sequence MDYLEKLQVFLDEGQSSSFFNLWEEYCFNDVVRGEELIAILERVKNSSLAPLFGKIADTVLSLWETLPEGEEKDRVLQLVLDLQTTNNKQLYAVAVDYVNRKYKDRDNFNEALRVVGLRDGREFQYSLSRFDFLMHLKEGNFVFHSGGWGVGEVMGVSFLQQKALIEFEGVMMSKDISFETAFKSLVPLPREHFLSRRFGDPDGFESYAKEHPVEVIEMLLKDLGPKTAKEIKDELVDLVIPEKDWNRWWQAAKNKVKKSSRIISPKTIKEPYRFQIEGGSLTSQLEQRLSHLEDNAEKIAEIYQFVRDLPSELKNPENKKLLVQLLQELPLEEALSLEIQRDILLTNFLGGSSSSRLSKEFISSLSEGDILNLVHNISITALQKTFLMLVKQYSPLWEGIFMKVFLSTTSSTLRELTFKVLRSTESCKENLKSVILKFIENPMMYPEAFTWFFLKFGVHGDGVFSPEDKEIERGFLESALVFMHQVATTSYKDLGKKIYHFLTGQRFLIFRNIIEGAPLTYLKEILLLSTKCSQFSSGDLGVLQNLAEVVQPNLKKNNVVVEEDVLWTTAESFTRMKNKLQSLVSKELIENAKEIEDARSLGDLRENSEYKFALEKRSRLQKEISVLSEEINRARILTKDMVFTDTVGVGCKVSLEDSEGNLVTYSILGPWDADPDKHILSLKSKFSQAMIGKHVEESLQFQGKDYKVSKIQSFWDT
- a CDS encoding aromatic amino acid transaminase, translated to MSFFNQLPTYPSDSILGLQKTFLEDSREDKVNLVIGSYEDPQRSYGGLSCVHKAQDLLLKDEMNKRYLPIRGLSLFLEEMRKLIFGTISSEYLVDSQALGGTGALHLGAKIFSIAYPSGRVYIPEQTWGNHIRIFSQQGLEVLRYPYYNSSTKALVFEETLACLKSIPQYSMVLLQCCCHNPTGKDFTEEMWQSLAKLMQERKLIPFFDTAYLGFGEGFELDKRPLGIFIQQGIPVFVAACASKNFSLYGERVGYFAAYSQHPEDLLKISSCLEEKIRGEYSSPPRHGASIVSTILSDALLRKEWLCELETIRQDIRRIREKFVQVMRNYLGHSFDFILSQKGFFGYPGFSEDQVRFLRVEKGIYTTSGARFNLKGITEDTIDRVAQGFAEAYQIEKSNVVKK
- a CDS encoding rod shape-determining protein MreC: MCASEDFSKQHTQVKEVHSFVYRRSKKSQLYVYIFIVAVVALCWSLPRNFYENIQHHVVALYSPLCCKKIDAPSLNAYSQEIENLSLKEKVRVLEERLHAYEVVHSTPPMFPEVLTPYFRNLILSHVIYRDPAYWGSSIWVNVGKLQNIKKNSPVLSGNVLVGLVDYVGKQQSRIRLITDAGMQPSVVAVRGGLQAAIVKDRIKDLQCHLEKLPNTYLLEKDKYEKIDQLNDLFVSLNCPEEHAFLLRGTLSGHGGPLWKKETLVLHGEGFCSVEGQYLCEGDVLVTTGLDGIFPPGLLVAEIVNVSPPREGACSYNIKAKSLAKDLTYLSSVFILPAMEFNPNDRPDIFGLLWDDLGSINK
- the recB gene encoding exodeoxyribonuclease V subunit beta — its product is MQPFDIFEPQTSIHGKYFLEASAGTGKTFTIEHIILRAILEGSVSHVEHILAVTFTNAATNELKIRIQNNFKHIVEKLKSSLENTTVSLPSYLPQDDVKLLYMRARNALATIDRMGIFTIHGFCNYILQEYFPSARMIQNPSAFTHSQTILHYIQRYLSQDLWKNVLFPEQWYLLLARYPIHTKHTASLTEKLLSNYTTDTSEHLPDIQTTLMRAREWHISIQKKVLTMPKEEFLDQLLHLSSSYKKQPFSISQDIEQFVDLLYHPVPSIKLFSFSRIAETFHPKNRLARYQSCPAFNLIEETPWLHYTEQFCNLDLIFSTVINDLRVYLKTQYTPWISPDESISAVDNLITSKHAEALLLSLRERFQLVLIDEFQDTDKKQWNIFSKLFATNDFSGSLFLIGDPKQSIYEWRNADLPTYLKAKSTFPKESQLHLINNYRSSPKLMEGINILFSKCSLFSEIPGYPPIEYYPLNPKSTETFSTVLYSPVHFFPYDTMQDQANWIANTIGYLHQTHSIPLGHIAILVTDSLQAFDLITHCSVPIAFSKTKSIFHLTETPLLTLILIEAILYPESDEKIQRVLLSSLFRLTLKDVIEKKAYYSSYFFSLRGYITSHGLLATFYHFMTRQGEALLQTPQGDLVFQEMEKLCAYLESKSPYPHHQLLYLHYFSETGLWEENLSFSSYSEDKDIVKMTTIHASKGLEYDIVFCPGLDKSKKNKSSSEWMREMYVACTRAKKQLFLPIHNAKSQRKNSAWTNYIQRVGSHNSIVEFAQHLSKEHPDIFSLSSYSVPSTLSPASFVQPETFTISPPSSKPMCSFSSLKSLLDDTSSHDISLPEETESSSFLPLGKKTGILIHKILETISPRFHTPYEKILDIVIRIVKNTHLEGYEQLITQQLQYTFSSPLTFSEDTFSLKNISPHKIKSEEAFLFSHEEDLWQGSIDLFFEHNSRYYIIDWKTSFLGESSQDYSKENLWNYIKKEKLDYQGSIYIHAAQRFLQQFDISNNVEMGFIFIRGMHHEDKGFICLSNQDHPTIIQKYPVYH